In one window of Onychomys torridus chromosome 7, mOncTor1.1, whole genome shotgun sequence DNA:
- the LOC118586656 gene encoding death domain-containing membrane protein NRADD isoform X2: protein MGQDRESVWVDAGGAMAPNTSSLFPPEPPGASSNIIPVYCALLATVVLGLLAYVAFKCWRSHKQRQQLAKARTVELGDPDRDQRHGDSSVFVESPHCLEPCIPSQGAHPDLGCHLYLHIPQQQQEEVERLLMLGEPAKGWQGLAGHLGYQAEAVELMARGQAPAYALLRDWAAQEGSRATLRVLADALAAIGREDVVQALGSRAEGCSVV, encoded by the exons ATGGGGCAGGACAGGGAAAGTGTGTGGGTAGATGCTGGAGGGGCCATGGCCCCCAATACCTCCTCCCTGTTTCCCCCTGAGCCTCCAGGGGCCTCAAGCAACATCATTCCTGTCTACTGTGCTCTCCTCGCCACTGTGGTCCTTGGTCTGCTGGCCTATGTGGCCTTCAAATG ttGGCGCTCACATAAGCAAAGACAACAGTTGGCCAAAGCTCGGACTGTAGAGCTAGGGGACCCTGACAGGGACCAGCGGCACGGTGACAGCAGTGTCTTTGTGGAGTCTCCTCATTGTCTGGAGCCCTGTATCCCCAGCCAGG GAGCACATCCTGACCTTGGTTGCCACCTTTACCTGCATATtccgcagcagcagcaggaggaggtcGAGCGGCTCTTGATGTTAGGTGAACCTGCCAAGGGCTGGCAGGGGCTGGCAGGCCACCTGGGCTACCAAGCTGAAGCCGTGGAACTCATGGCCCGTGGCCAGGCACCAGCCTATGCCCTGCTCAGAGACTGGGCTGCCCAAGAAGGCAGCAGAGCTACCCTCAGAGTGCTGGCGGATGCCCTGGCTGCCATAGGCCGAGAAGATGTGGTCCAGGCTTTGGGCTCACGGGCTGAGGGCTGCTCTGTGGTGTGA
- the LOC118586656 gene encoding death domain-containing membrane protein NRADD isoform X1, whose protein sequence is MLHNVSHSKGVVYTDTALMGQDRESVWVDAGGAMAPNTSSLFPPEPPGASSNIIPVYCALLATVVLGLLAYVAFKCWRSHKQRQQLAKARTVELGDPDRDQRHGDSSVFVESPHCLEPCIPSQGAHPDLGCHLYLHIPQQQQEEVERLLMLGEPAKGWQGLAGHLGYQAEAVELMARGQAPAYALLRDWAAQEGSRATLRVLADALAAIGREDVVQALGSRAEGCSVV, encoded by the exons ATGCTTCACAACGTCAGTCACAGCAAAGGTGTGGTCTACACAG ATACAGCCCTAATGGGGCAGGACAGGGAAAGTGTGTGGGTAGATGCTGGAGGGGCCATGGCCCCCAATACCTCCTCCCTGTTTCCCCCTGAGCCTCCAGGGGCCTCAAGCAACATCATTCCTGTCTACTGTGCTCTCCTCGCCACTGTGGTCCTTGGTCTGCTGGCCTATGTGGCCTTCAAATG ttGGCGCTCACATAAGCAAAGACAACAGTTGGCCAAAGCTCGGACTGTAGAGCTAGGGGACCCTGACAGGGACCAGCGGCACGGTGACAGCAGTGTCTTTGTGGAGTCTCCTCATTGTCTGGAGCCCTGTATCCCCAGCCAGG GAGCACATCCTGACCTTGGTTGCCACCTTTACCTGCATATtccgcagcagcagcaggaggaggtcGAGCGGCTCTTGATGTTAGGTGAACCTGCCAAGGGCTGGCAGGGGCTGGCAGGCCACCTGGGCTACCAAGCTGAAGCCGTGGAACTCATGGCCCGTGGCCAGGCACCAGCCTATGCCCTGCTCAGAGACTGGGCTGCCCAAGAAGGCAGCAGAGCTACCCTCAGAGTGCTGGCGGATGCCCTGGCTGCCATAGGCCGAGAAGATGTGGTCCAGGCTTTGGGCTCACGGGCTGAGGGCTGCTCTGTGGTGTGA
- the Nbeal2 gene encoding neurobeachin-like protein 2 → MAASERLYELWLLYYAQKDLGYLQQWLKAFVGAFEKSISLTSLEPRRPEEAGVEVPLLPLDALHSLAEQLDQDDLEQALLLLKLFIILCRNLENVEAGRGQVLVPRVLALLTGLMAKLKGSSSSKEGHGTQLENVALHALLLCEGLFDPYQTWRRQHSGEVISSREKSKYKFPPVTLPCEFGAFFQESLQDAGCLPPTLLLWLIHLFGAVLAGGKENGQMAVSAGSVQGLLGVVRSWGRGLSQGLSQGLLALRALVGAVHVLHASRAPPRGPELRTLLEGYFHILNADWPARPSSGPEEALVTLRVSMLDAIPMMLACEDRPVLQATFLSNNCFEHLIRLIQNSKLYLQAWAPPEGDSDLATRLLTEPDVQKVLDQDTDAIAVHVVRVLTCIMRGSPSAKEVFKERIGYQHLQEVLQGHGPPTHRLLQELLNMAVEGDHSMHPPPPIRNEQPVLVLMQWLPALPTAELRLFLAQRLWRLCDSCPASRATCVQAGLVGYLLETLGTGAALGARCQEQLLALLQALGRVSLRPLELRRLLRPPPGLDSEPDGTESQKARHAGAVIRALSGMARHRGPARALRYFDLTPSMAGIMVPPVQRWPGPSFTFHAWLCLHSTETAPTSAPVRPLQRKQLYSFFTSNGSGFEAFFTAAGTLVVAVCTRKEYVTVSLPEVSFADSAWHCVAIVHVPGRRPFSQNQVNVFKDGQLVKTALLRFPSLSESFSSCCIGSAGHRTTTTTTGLPSALSHTHPSLTRSQSVPASAGLGGGPGLGAPLQEGSISSTLAGTQDTQWGSPTSLEGELGTVAIFHEALQASALQVLYGLGPNEPAPFKPEGELPELGAKLLLHYSPQACKNNICLDLSPGHGLDGRLTGHRVETWDVKDVVNCVGGMGALLPLLERVATQPQEAEAGPGETHDLLGPELTSGHNTQGLLLPLGKSSEERMERNAVAAFLLMLRNFLQGHTVNQESLVQCQGPAIIGALLRKVPSWAMDMNVLMSAQLLMEQMAAESSGPLLFLLYQHLLFNFHLWTLSDFAVRLGHIQYMSSIVREHRQKLRKKYGVQFILDALRTHYSPQRERPLAADDLRTVQTSLLGLAREFLVRNFSVDDMQVVLSFLAATSDDGQVVGTLDLLLALLQGSPAQEPLATFLLEPGNLEVLLTLLVRPKSLPLLTDRVCKILRRLQQNERLPERNRQRIRLRDCGLQGLVASLPEGTISPQLCQGLYKLFIGAVPQVASPDCPNLSDLLAVVQLSLQADLSVRLDICRQLFHLIYGQPDVVRRLARQAGWQDVLTRLYVLEATTASSPPRFLPELPTSLEPALSPPPTELPAESSDVFLPSESPCPDPDAFYQALSPFSTPFDLGLERASVSSGNATAAGGSSGTITPASQPGTPSPLDGPRPFPPTQGRHSSSLSNVLEDGSLLDPAVSGDDTSNASNPQQTPEEELCNLLTNVLFSVTWRGVEGSDEAAWRERGQVFSVLTQLGASATLVRPPDCIKRSLLEMMLESALTDIKEAPPGGLASLTQQALWLLRLLQDFLCAEGHGNQELWSEKLFEGVCNLLDRLGAWPHLANSTADLREMAQIGLRLVLGYILLEDPQLHAQAYVKLHTLLQTAVPARREEACYVLSKLEAALSRALSTSSSETECSQSPSTAVAASERCSWLVPLVRTLLDRAYGPLGLQWGLPSLPPTNGSPTFFEDFQAFCATPEWRHFIDKQVQPTMSKFEMDTYAKSHDLMSGFWNACYDMLMSSGQRHQRERVQSQRAFQELVLEPAQRRARLEGLRYAAVLKQQAGQHATALLHWGALWRQLSSPCGAWALRVPPAPHWKLSSAETYSRMRLKLVPNHHFDPHLEASALRDNLGEAPMAPTEETSLPLAVTKEAKISTPPEELPEDRLEEDELAVLETLMEAAELDEQREKLVLSAECQLVTVVAVVPGLLEVTTQHVYFYDGSTERVETEEGIGHDFRRPLAQLREVHLRRFNLRRSALELFFIDQSNYFLNFPCKVSGSSASSPGQAPRPQPYPIPAHTQVRNQVYSWLLRLRPHTQGYLSSRSPQEMLRASGLTQKWVQREISNFEYLMQLNTIAGRTYNDLSQYPVFPWVLQDYVSPVLDLSNPAVFRDLSKPIGVVNPKHAQLVREKYESFEDPAGTIDKFHYGTHYSNAAGVMHYLIRVEPFTSLHVQLQSGRFDCSDRQFHSVAAAWQARLESPADVKELIPEFFYFPDFLENQNGFDLGCLQLTNEKVGDVVLPPWASCPEDFIQQHRRALESEYVSSHLHEWIDLIFGYKQRGPAAEEALNVFYYCTYEGAVDLDHVSDERERKALEGIISNFGQTPCQLLREPHPPRLSAEEAANRLTRLDTNSPSIFQNLDQLKAFFAEVVSEGIPLVLALVPHRQSHSFITQGSSDLLVTVSASGLLGTHSWLPYDRNINNYFTFSKDSSMGNPKMQKLLSGPWVPGSGLSGPALAVAPDGKLLFSGGHWDGSLRVTGLPRGKLLNQLSRHLDVVTCLALDTCGIYLISGSRDTTCMVWRLLQQGGLSVGLAPRPVQVLYGHEAAVSCVAISTELDMAVSGSEDGTVIIHTVRRGQFVAALRPPGATLPGPISHLALGSEGQIVVQSSACERPGAQVTYSLHLYSVNGRLRASLPLTEQPTALTVAGDFVLLGTIQCSLHILHLNKLRPAVPPLPMKVPVRSVSVTKERSHVLVGLEDGKLIVVGAGQPSEVRSSQFARKLWRSSRRISQVSSGETEYNPGEAR, encoded by the exons AAGGACCTTGGCTACCTGCAGCAATGGCTGAAGGCCTTTGTGGGCGCCTTCGAGAAGAGTATCTCATTAACCTCCTTGGAACCTCGAAG GCCGGAGGAGGCTGGTGTGGAAGTCCCCCTGCTACCTCTAGATGCTCTACATTCGCTAGCGGAGCAGCTGGACCAGGACGACCTGGAACAGGCCCTGCTCCTGCTGAAGCTCTTCATCATTCTCTGCAG gaaccTGGAGAATGTGGAGGCTGGTCGGGGCCAGGTTCTGGTGCCCCGAGTGCTGGCACTGCTCACTGGATTGATGGCTAAG CTGAAAGGGtcctcatcatcaaaggaaggcCATGGGACCCAGCTGGAGAATGTGGCCCTGCATGCTCTGCTCCTCTGTGAGGGGCTCTTTGACCCCTACCAGACCTGGCGGCGTCAGCACAGTGG ggaagTCATCAGCTCCAGGGAGAAGAGCAAATACAAGTTCCCTCCTGTCACTTTGCCCTGTGAATTTGGAGCCTTCTTCCAAG AGAGCCTGCAGGATGCAGGCTGTTTGCCTCCCACGTTGCTGTTGTGGCTCATCCACCTCTTTGGTGCTGTCCTTGCAGGAGGGAAG GAGAACGGGCAGATGGCTGTGAGCGCGGGCTCTGTGCAGGGCCTGCTAGGTGTGGTGCGGAGCTGGGGCCGCGGCCTGAGCCAGGGCCTGAGCCAGGGCCTGCTGGCTCTGCGGGCCCTGGTGGGCGCAGTGCACGTCCTGCATGCTAGCCGAGCACCGCCCCGAGGACCGGAGCTCCGCACCCTGCTTGAGGGCTACTTCCACATTCTTAATGCTGACTGGCCGGCTAGGCCAAGCTCAGGCCCTGAAGAGGCCCTTGTCACCCTGCGGGTCAGCATGCTCG ATGCTATCCCCATGATGCTGGCATGTGAAGACCGGCCAGTGCTACAAGCCACCTTCCTCAGCAACAATTGCTTTGAACATCTGATTCGCCTCATCCAGAACAGCAAG CTGTACCTGCAGGCCTGGGCACCCCCTGAGGGGGACAGTGACCTGGCCACCCGGTTACTGACTGAGCCTGATGTCCAGAAG GTGCTGGACCAGGACACAGATGCCATTGCAGTCCACGTGGTCAGAGTGTTGACCTGCATCATGCGTGGCTCCCCGTCAGCCAAG GAGGTGTTCAAGGAACGCATTGGCTACCAGCACCTGCAGGAGGTCCTGCAGGGCCATGGGCCCCCCACCCACCGGCTGTTGCAGGAACTGCTCAACATG GCTGTGGAGGGTGACCACAGCATGCACCCGCCTCCACCAATCCGCAATGAACAGCCAGTGCTGGTGCTGATGCAGTGGCTACCAGCATTGCCCACAGCAGAGCTGCGCCTCTTCCTGGCACAGCGCCTCTGGCGGCTCTGTGACAGCTGCCCTGCCAGCCGTGCCACCTGTGTGCAAGCAGGCCTGGTGGGCTACCTGCTAGAGACACTCGGCACAGGGGCAGCCCTGGGAGCCCGCTGCCAGGAGCAGCTCTTAGCCTTGCTGCAAGCTCTGGGCCGAGTGTCTCTTAGGCCCTTGGAGCTGCGTCGCCTGCTGCGCCCTCCACCAGGGCTGGACTCAGAGCCAGACGGGACTGAATCTCAGAAGGCTCGACATGCAGGTGCCGTCATCCGAGCACTGTCAGGCATGGCCCGGCACCGGGGTCCCGCTCGCGCCCTGCGCTACTTCGACCTCACACCTAGCATGGCAGGCATCATGGTACCGCCTGTGCAGCGATGGCCAGGACCCAGCTTTACCTtccacgcctggctctgtctgcATTCCACAGAGACAGCTCCTACCTCAGCTCCTGTCCGGCCCCTCCAGCGGAAACAGCTGTATAG CTTCTTCACCAGCAATGGCTCAGGGTTTGAGGCCTTCTTCACGGCAGCGGGGACCCTGGTGGTAGCTGTGTGCACACGGAAAGAGTACGTGACCGTGAGCTTGCCCGAAGTGTCCTTCGCTGATTCTGCCTGG CACTGTGTGGCCATTGTGCATGTGCCTGGGCGCCGACCCTTCAGTCAGAACCAGGTCAATGTCTTCAAAGATGGCCAACTGGTCAAGACAGCACTTCTCCGCTTCCCCTCCCTCAGTGAG TCTTTCTCCTCCTGCTGTATTGGCTCTGCTGGGCACCGTACAACGACGACCACCACAGGGCTCCCCAGTGCCTTGTCTCACACTCACCCCTCCCTCACCCGCTCCCAGTCAGTCCCAGCCTCTGCAGGCCTGGGCGGGGGCCCTGGGCTGGGGGCCCCTCTGCAGGAGGGCAGCATCAGCTCCACCCTTGCAGGCACCCAGGACACTCAGTGGGGAAGCCCCACGTCTCTGGAGGGTGAGCTGGGGACTGTGGCCATCTTCCATGAAGCCCTGCAGGCATCTGCCCTGCAGGTCCTGTATGGCCTGG GGCCCAATGAGCCAGCACCCTTCAAGCCTGAGGGTGAACTACCTGAGCTTGGTGCCAAGTTGCTCCTCCACTATTCACCTCAG GCCTGTAAGAACAACATCTGCCTGGACCTGTCCCCTGGCCATGGGCTGGATGGCCGCCTGACAGGACATAGGGTGGAGACATGGGATGTGaag GATGTGGTGAATTGTGTAGGGGGCATGGGTGCCCTGCTGCCCTTGCTGGAGCGAGTAGCTACGCAGCCccaagaggccgaggcaggtcCAGGTGAAACGCATGACCTTTTGGGACCTGAACTGACCTCAGGCCATAACACTCAGGGCCTGCTTCTCCCCCTGGGCAAGTCTTCAG AGGAACGGATGGAGAGGAATGCAGTGGCTGCCTTTCTCCTGATGCTTCGGAACTTCCTGCAGGGCCACACTGTGAATCAGGAGAGCCTGGTGCAGTGCCAGGGGCCTGCCATCATAGGGGCCCTCCTGCGGAAG GTGCCCAGCTGGGCCATGGATATGAATGTGCTCATGTCTGCCCAGCTGCTGATGGAGCAGATGGCTGCTGAGAGCAGTGggcccctcctcttcctgctctacCAACATTTGCTCTTCAACTTCCACCTCTGGACCCTCAGTGACTTTGCTGTGCGCCTGG GTCACATCCAGTACATGTCCAGCATAGTCCGTGAGCACAGACAGAAACTCCGGAAGAAGTATGGAGTCCAGTTCATCCTCGATGCTCTGCGCACACACTACAG TCCACAGCGGGAGCGCCCCCTTGCGGCCGACGACCTGCGCACGGTACAGACTTCCCTTTTGGGTCTGGCACGTGAGTTCCTGGTTCGGAACTTCTCAGTGGATGACATGCAGGTTGTGTTGAGCTTTTTGGCAGCCACCAGTGATGATGGCCAG GTTGTGGGCACATTGGACCTGTTACTGGCCCTGCTTCAGGGTTCTCCAGCACAAGAGCCCTTGGCCACTTTCCTGTTAGAGCCAGGGAACCTTGAGGTGCTGCTCACACTGCTGGTGCGGCCAAAATCACTGCCCCTTTTGACTGACAGAGTCTGCAAG ATCTTGCGGAGACTGCAACAGAATGAACGATTACCTGAGCGGAACCGCCAGAGGATCCGGTTGCGGGACTGTGGTCTCCAGGGTCTTGTTGCCAGCTTGCCCGAGGGGACCAtctctccccagctctgccaGGGCCTTTACAAGCTGTTTATAGGAGCGG TCCCTCAGGTTGCGTCCCCAGATTGCCCGAATCTCTCAGATTTGTTGGCTGTGGTACAGCTATCcctccaggctgacctcagtgTCCGCCTTGACATCTGTCGTCAG CTCTTTCACCTCATCTACGGACAGCCAGACGTAGTGCGGCGACTGGCCCGACAAGCCGGGTGGCAGGATGTGCTGACCCGGCTGTATGTCCTGGAGGCTACCACAGCCAGCAGTCCCCCACGCTTTCTCCCAGAGCTGCCCACCTCCCTGGAGCCagccctgtccccaccccccaccgaGTTGCCCGCTGAATCCTCGGATGTCTTCCTGCCTTCCGAGTCCCCTTGCCCCGACCCAGATGCCTTCTACCAAGCCCTCTCCCCGTTCAGTACACCCTTTGACCTGGGCTTGGAACGGGCCAGCGTTAGCTCGGGCAATGCCACTGCTGCTGGTGGTAGTAGTGGTACTATcactccagccagccagcctggcacaCCTTCCCCGCTGGATGGGCCACGGCCCTTCCCTCCCACCCAAGGCCGTCACAGCTCCAGTCTCTCCAATGTGCTAGAGGACGGCAGCCTGCTAGACCCCGCTGTCAGTGGGGATGACACCTCTAACGCAAGCAACCCCCAG CAAACGCCCGAGGAGGAGCTGTGTAACTTGCTCACAAACGTGCTGTTCTCAGTGACATGGCGGGGCGTGGAGGGCAGCGATGAGGCTGCCTGGCGGGAGCGTGGCCAGGTCTTCTCAGTACTAACCCAGCTGGGGGCCTCGGCCACACTGGTGCGCCCACCAGACTGCATTAAGCGCAG CCTCCTAGAGATGATGTTGGAATCAGCCCTGACTGACATCAAGGAGGCTCCCCCAGGAGGCCTGGCCAGCCTTACCCAGCAGGCACTGTGGCTACTACGTCTGCTGCAGGATTTCCTGTGCGCCGAGGGCCATGGTAATCAGGAACTATGGAGTGAAAAG CTCTTTGAAGGTGTGTGCAACCTCCTTGATCGCCTGGGCGCCTGGCCACACCTAGCCAATAGCACAGCGGATCTCCGTGAGATGGCACAGATTGGCTTGCGTCTTGTGCTTGGCTATATCCTGCTGGAGGACCCACAG CTGCATGCCCAGGCCTATGTGAAGCTGCATACCCTGCTGCAGACTGCAGTACCAGCCCGCCGTGAGGAGGCATGCTATGTCCTCTCCAAGCTGGAGGCCGCGCTCAGCCGGGCACTGAGCACCTCTTCCTCTGAGACGGAGTGTTCACAGTCTCCATCTACAGCTGTGGCAGCCTCTGAGCGCTGTTCGTGGTTGGTGCCACTGGTCCGCACACTGCTGGACCGTGCCTATGGGCCCCTGGGACTGCAGTGGGGGCTGCCCTCCTTACCACCCACCAATGGAAGCCCCACCTTCTTTGAGGACTTCCAGGCTTTCTGTGCCACACCTGAATGGCGCCACTTCATTGACAAGCAG GTACAGCCCACCATGTCCAAATTTGAAATGGACACATATGCTAAGAGCCATGACCTCATGTCAGGCTTCTGGAATGCTTGCTATGACATGCTTATGAGCAGTGGACAGCGGCATCAGCGGGAACGCGTCCAGAGTCAAAGGGCCTTCCAG GAACTGGTCCTAGAGCCTGCCCAGCGCAGGGCCCGCCTGGAGGGACTGCGCTATGCGGCCGTGCTGAAGCAGCAGGCGGGACAGCACGCCACGGCCCTGCTGCACTGGGGGGCGCTGTGgcgccagctctccagcccctgtggggCCTGGGCACTAAG GGTCCCTCCGGCCCCTCACTGGAAGCTGTCTAGTGCAGAGACATACTCACGCATGCGACTGAAACTCGTGCCCAATCATCACTTTGACCCTCACTTGGAAGCCAGTGCCCTACGCGACAATTTAG GTGAAGCTCCCATGGCACCCACTGAAGAGACCTCGCTGCCTCTGGCAGTGACCAAAGAGGCCAAAATCAGCACCCCTCCAGAGGAGCTGCCTGAAGACCGATTAGAGGAGGATGAACTGGCCGTGCTGGAGACCCT GATGGAGGCAGCGGAACTAGATGAGCAGCGTGAGAAGTTGGTGTTGTCAGCCGAGTGCCAGCTCGTCACAGTGGTGGCTGTCGTCCCAGGACTATTAGAGGTCACCACGCAGCACGTGTATTTCTACGATGGCAGTACGGAACGTGTGGAAACTGAGGAAG GCATTGGCCATGATTTCCGGCGCCCCTTGGCCCAGCTGCGTGAGGTCCACCTGCGGCGTTTCAACTTGAGGCGTTCGGCACTAGAGCTCTTCTTCATTGATCAGTCCAACTACTTCCTCAACTTCCCATGCAAGGTGTCGGGGTCCTCAGCTTCCTCTCCGGGCCAGGCTCCCAGGCCCCAGCCCTACCCCATCCCAGCCCACACCCAGGTACGGAATCAGGTGTACTCATGGCTCCTGCGCTTACGGCCACACACCCAAGGCTACCTGAGCAGCCGCTCCCCCCAGGAGATGCTTCGTGCCTCAGGACTTACTCAG AAATGGGTACAGCGAGAGATATCCAACTTTGAATACTTGATGCAACTCAACACAATTGCAGGACGCACCTACAATGACCTGTCTCAGTACCCTGTG TTCCCCTGGGTCTTGCAGGACTACGTGTCCCCAGTCTTGGACCTCAGCAATCCAGCTGTCTTCCGGGACCTGTCCAAACCCATCGGTGTGGTGAACCCCAAGCATGCCCAGCTCGTGAGGGAGAA ATACGAGAGCTTTGAGGACCCAGCAGGTACAATCGACAAGTTCCACTATGGTACCCACTATTCCAATGCGGCAGGTGTGATGCACTACCTCATCCGCGTGGAACCCTTCACCTCCCTGCATGTCCAGCTACAGAGTGGCCG CTTCGACTGCTCTGACCGGCAATTCCACTCCGTGGCAGCAGCTTGGCAGGCACGCCTGGAGAGCCCTGCTGATGTGAAGGAGCTCATCCCAGAGTTCTTCTACTTCCCCGACTTCTTGGAGAACCAGAATG GTTTCGACCTGGGCTGCCTCCAGTTGACCAATGAGAAGGTGGGTGATGTGGTGCTGCCCCCGTGGGCCAGCTGTCCAGAGGATTTCATCCAGCAGCACCGCCGGGCTCTG GAGTCCGAGTATGTGTCCTCCCACTTGCACGAGTGGATTGACCTCATCTTCGGCTACAAGCAGCGGGGTCCCGCAGCTGAGGAGGCTCTCAATGTCTTCTATTACTGCACCTATGAAG GGGCCGTAGACCTGGACCATGTGTCAGATGAACGGGAGCGGAAGGCTCTGGAAGGCATCATCAGCAACTTTGGGCAGACTCCTTGTCAGCTGCTAAGG GAACCACATCCACCTCGGCTCTCAGCTGAGGAAGCGGCCAATCGCCTCACTCGTCTGGACACTAACTCACCCAGCATCTTCCAGAACCTGGACCAGCTCAAGGCCTTTTTTGCTGAG GTTGTCAGCGAAGGCATACCTCTGGTGTTAGCTCTGGTACCTCACCGGCAATCCCACTCCTTCATCACCCAGGGCTCCTCAGACCTGTTG GTGACTGTGAGTGCCAGTGGGCTGCTGGGCACTCACAGCTGGTTACCCTATGACCGAAACATCAATAACTACTTTACCTTCAGCAAAGATTCCAGCATGGGGAACCCCAA GATGCAGAAACTACTGAGTGGGCCATGGGTACCAGGCAGTGGCCTGAGCGGGCCAGCACTGGCAGTGGCCCCTGACGGAAAGCTGCTCTTCAGTGGTGGGCACTGGGATGGAAGCCTACGTGTAACTGGACTGCCCCGTGGCAAACTGTTGAACCAGCTAAGCCGACACCTTG ATGTAGTGACCTGCCTCGCACTGGACACCTGTGGCATCTACCTCATCTCAGGCTCCCGGGACACCACGTGCATGGTGTGGCGTCTTCTGCAGCAG GGTGGTTTGTCCGTAGGGCTGGCACCAAGGCCTGTACAGGTCTTATACGGACATGAGGCTGCAGTGAGCTGTGTGGCCATCAGCACTGAACTTGACATGGCCGTGTCTGGATCTGAG GATGGAACTGTGATTATACACACTGTACGCCGAGGTCAGTTTGTGGCAGCATTAAGGCCTCCAGGTGCCACACTGCCGGGACCTATTTCACATCTGGCACTGGGGTCTGAAGGCCAGATTGTTGTACAGAGCTCTGCTTGTGAACGTCCTGGGGCCCAG GTCACCTACTCCTTGCACCTGTACTCGGTGAATGGGAGGTTGCGGGCTTCATTGCCCCTGACCGAGCAGCCTACAGCCCTGACCGTGGCAGGAGACTTCGTTCTGCTGGGCACCATTCAGTGCTCTCTGCACATTCTCCATTTGAACAA ATTGCGGCCTGCTGTGCCTCCCCTGCCCATGAAAGTGCCAGTGCGCAGTGTGTCTGTGACCAAGGAGCGAAGCCACGTGCTGGTGGGCCTGGAGGATGGCAAACTGATCGTTGTGGGCGCTGGGCAGCCTTCTGAG GTGCGCAGCAGCCAGTTCGCGCGGAAGCTGTGGCGCTCCTCGAGGCGCATCTCCCAGGTGTCCTCTGGGGAGACAGAGTACAATCCTGGCGAGGCTCGCTGA